Genomic segment of Pirellulales bacterium:
ATTTTTATTTCACCCCCCCCCCCCCCCCCCGCGATCCAACCGGCTAATAGAATCGCTGTCAACACGGCATAATACAACGGAAAAATCCTCAGCCCGCGGCGCACCAGAAAGTTCCACCAATAGTTCGGCTTGGTCCTTGTATTCAACAAAATGCTGGTGATTAGAAATCCGCTCAACACGAAAAACACATCAACACCGCACCAACCGATTCCTGCTAGTCGTCCGATGGGTTGACCAATCGGACTAGCTCCTTGA
This window contains:
- a CDS encoding acyltransferase, giving the protein MKSILGSPLRRHIPELDGVRGLSILLVLLYHYWSYQGASPIGQPIGRLAGIGWCGVDVFFVLSGFLITSILLNTRTKPNYWWNFLVRRGLRIFPLYYAVLTAILLAGWIAGGGGGGEIK